The Pan troglodytes isolate AG18354 chromosome 15, NHGRI_mPanTro3-v2.0_pri, whole genome shotgun sequence genomic sequence tgggcaacaagagtgatactcgatatctcaaaaaaaaaaaaaaaaaaaaaaaagaagatagtgTCCTTTACAGAGCATGCTCTACAGAGCATGTCCCTGTGCCCCATCCTCCACAGCAAAAGCTGCCAAGCTTTTGTCTGTATGGCTggagctaactttttttttttttttttgagacagagtctctgctctgtcacccaggctggagtgcagtggcaggatcccagctcactgcaacctctgcctcccaggttccagtgattctcctgcctcagccttctgaggagctgggaccacaggcgcccgccatcacacctggctaatttttgtgtttttagtagagatggggtttcaccatgttgcccacgctggtcttgaactcctgagctcaactgatccatcacctcagtctcccaaagtgctgggattataggtgtgacccactgtgcctgacctttctttcttttcttttcttttttgtagtttttgagacagggttttgctctgtcccccaggtaggagtgcagttgcacaaacatggctcaggcgtgccaccatgcctggctagttaaaaaaattttttttttgtagagacagggtctcgccatgttgcccaggctggtcttgaattcctaggcttgagcaatcctcccacctcggcctcccaaaatgctgagattacaggcgttagccaccatgcctggctcacgttttcttttataaactctaattctttctttttgagacagaattttgctcttgttgccctggctggagtgcagtggtgcaatctcctcctcccaggatcaagcgattctcctgcctcagcctcccaagtagctgggattacaggtgcccgccatcacacctggctaatttttttgtatttttagtagagacgggtttcaccatgttggccaggctggtgttgaactcctgacctcaggtgatctgtccacctcggccttcaaagtgctgggattacaggtgtgagccaccgcaccggccttTATAAACTCTAATTCTTTATTCTTGGTTTAATCTTGAGACTGCATTGAATTTTGCTTGTTTATTCCACTTTTTCTTTTGAACAGGAGTTGTAATTTTTAGTGACTTAATACTCTGGAGATTGAAAAGAACTGGTGTTTAAATACTATAGTCTaacttttttacttcatttttcctttctaggGCATTCTGTTTGCTAGTTAGGTGTTTGCCATTATCTGCTTCTTGGCACGTGGCATGTAGTGGTCTTTGGAGAAGTCTTAACAGTTGTAGGCAGGGTGGTTCTCATAGCTAAAATGGTGGTATATGTTATTGCTTAGGACTCTGCATGGTATAGTGTTTATGTTCTCTGTAAGAAATTCATATTCTAAGGTTTAAGTGGTTACTCTGTTGTTTCTCTTGGTAATGGGAAAGGAAATTCTTGATTTTCCTAAGatgatataaatttttttttttaaggatatgaTATTCACTTTCATGACAAGAAAATCCTGTTGCTCGAAGCAGGTCCAAAGAAAGTACTGGAGAAATTGTCAGAAACTTACAGCAACAGGGTCAGCTCCATTTCCCCTGGCTCTGCAACGCTTCTCAGTAGTGAGTAGAAGATCCTCCTTCAAAGATCCAATCTCCTTTCCTACTTAGCTCTCTAGTGTATCCCATGGGGCAGAGTCATCAGAGCATCTGACAAGGAGGGAGCTcactgaggtgggtggagagaGGGGGTGGGATTGGTAGTCTAGGGCAGAGTTGAAGATGTGGACCCCTGCAGTTGCTACTGCCTCAACTCCCTGTCTGAGGAATGCATCCTTGAGGCATGTGGGTCCATCATGTTGACTTCACTTGTGATGTTGTGTCATTATGAATTGGTGGAACTGAAATCATATGAACTAATCATGAACATTCACTTTGAATAGCAGTGCTCTCTTCATCCTGAGTCAAGCCCTCTAGCAAGCTAGGGAGCTTACACGTGAAATTCCCTTGGGGTGCAGATGAATAATGTGTGCACATGGAACCAGTTAGCAAATTGTCATTAGGTCTGCTAGATGTTTCCCTCAGACCATCCTGTCTGAAACCACCCCATCTCAAATTGAACTCTTCCATCACTTTCTAGCCCCTTTCCCTgctctatttttcttcataatgctTACTACTACCTGGCATTatattatgtgtttgttttttattgtccATCTCTCCAATTAGAATGTTAACTGCAGAAGGCCAGGGACTTTGTCCATTGGTTTCCCACTTTACTGTATTTGGCACATAGtcggtgctcagtaaatatttcctcAATGAATAAATCTGTTCAGTGCTATGAAGAGCTAAAAAATAgaacataggccaggcacagtcaTGGGTACCTATAGTCCtggccacttggaaggctgagatgggaggattgcttgagcccaggagtttaagtctagcgtgggcaacataccaagaccttgtatcttgaaaaagaaaaaacaaatggttTCAAGTTACTAgaaattctttgtaaaaataatttttcaaaaattgtctTTAGGAGGTTTATAACTTCAGTAGGatgatgaagaaaaagaacaatatggatttggggccgggtgcggtggctcacgcctgtaatcccagcactttgggaggctgaggcaggcggatcacagggtcaggcgattgagatcatcctggctaacacggtgaaaccccgtctctactaaaaatacaaaaaaataagccgggcatggcggcggatgcctgtagtcccagctgctgcggaggctgaggcagtagaatagggtgaacccgggaggcagagcttgcagtgagccgagatcccgccactgcactccagcctgggctacagagcgagagtccgtctcaaaaaaaaaaaaaaaaaaaaaaaaaaaaaaaatacatggattTGGTTTTCGTTTTTAATTTCCCCTACTTTATGTGATCATGGAagctgagtcttttttttttttttgagacggagtctcgctctgtcgcccaggctggagtgcagtggcacgatctcggctcactgcaagctccgcctcccgggttcaggccattctcctacctcagcctccagagtagctgggactacaggcgcccgccaccacgcccagctgattttttgtattttttagtgaagatgaggtttcacggtgttagccaggatggtctctatctcctgatctcatgatccgcccgcctcggtctcccaaagtgctgggattacaggcatgagccaccgcgcccggcagaagCTGGGTCTTTTTTCATGCTATGCAACCTGGAACTGGGGAACAGAGTAGCTTAGGTACTAACATCAAACAAGATAGAAGTGGAGAGTATTATTTAAGAACACTGAAAACAACCTCTTACGTAACAGGATGGAGGGACAAGGGGGAGCCCAGGTCCTTGTGAAGTCACTCTGGTCTATAGATCCTTTCTTTTGTAGGTTTTGGTGCCTGGGACCATATCTGCAACATGAGATACAGAGCCTTTCGGCGAATGCAGGTGCCCCTTTATCTTTTCAATTTTGTCAAGATGTCTTGGTCTGTCTTGTGTTAAGATATTGGAGTCCACTTTCTCCAAGTGTTCTGTGAATGTAGGAGGAATCAGACAAGGTTCACATTCAGTCCGAGGAAGTGGGGAGAAGCATTCCCAGGagaattttcttctcattttatattttcctacCACAGAGGCTGACAAATTGTGATTTTCTGCTCTGTCACTTGGGAAAGCAATATTGTTTCTGATTGGAGTGATGTTTCCCTCTTGGTTTTAATGCAGACTTTCCTTTTGTGTTTCCAGGTGTGGGACGCCTGCTCAGAGGCCCTGATAATGTTTGATAAGGATAATTTAGATGACATGGGCTATATCGTGGAGAATGATGTCATCATGCATGCTCTCACTAAGCAGTTGGAGGCTGTGTCTGGTGAGGCCCCCATCTTCCATCTTGCATTCATTGGGAAGTGAACTGCTTAGGACTTACTGGAAGAAAGGATCTCTTTTACAATATTCAGTGTCCACCATAAAGAAATCCTctgatggccgggtgcggtggctcacgcctgtaatcccagcacttttggaggctaaggcgggcggatcacgaggtcaggagatggagaccatcctggctaacatggtgaaaccctgtctctactaaaaatacaaagaaacaattagccgggcatggtggcgggcgcctatagacccagctactcgggaggctgaggcaggagaatggcgtgaacccaggaggtggagcttgcagtgagccgagatcacgccactgcactccagcctgggcgacagagcaagactccgtctcaaaaaaaaaaaaaaaattcctctgatGATTATTTCACGGTGCTGGAtacttagaagtggaattgctgggtcatataataattctatgtttaatattttcagaagcTGCCAAACTTTTCTGAAGAGGCTATACAATTTCACTTTCCCACCAGTCtataagggttccagtttctccacatcctcaccaacgcttattttccttctgtaaaaaaaaaaccgTAGCCATCCTGTTGAgagtgaagtggtatctcattgtagtagtggttgcatttccttaataactaatgatgctgagtatcttttcatgtccttactggccatttgtgtatccactttggagaaatgtctgttcaaaatattttgcctgtttttaaattggattatttgtttttgagttataggagttctttatatattttaaatataaatttatcagTTGTGCGGTTTGCAAATATCTTAATGttctagagagagaaaaattggaAGTAACTTAAATGCTTTTTGATATTGGATAGTAGTTcatgcagtgaaccatgatgtagcttttaaagataatttgaatCTAAAATTTAATAACTTATAAATTTGTTCCATAATATATTGGGTCATATGATCAcacttgtgtgtgcatgtacatgcatAGGAAATTGTCTGGAAAGTCATACACCAAAGCTGTAATTGCAGTTGTCTCTGAGTAGTTTAAGGGTGATTTTTCTccacttgaacctttctttgttgTCCAGACTTCTACAGcgagcttattattattattattattattttttttttggagatggagtctcgctctgtcgcccaggctggagtgcagtggcacaatctcggctcactgcaagctcggcctcccaggttcacaccattctcctgcttcagcctctggagtagctgggactataggcgcctgccaccgtgcccagctaattatttgtatttttagtagagatggggtttcaccatggtctcaatctcctgacctcgtgatccacccacctcagcctcccaaagtgctgggattacaggcgtaagccactgtgctggccctcTATTATTTAAATCGCTTTGTTGACAGTATGACTGACTGACATACAAAAAGCTGTAAATGATGTATATACAGGCTGATGTTTTTGGagatagtgttttgttttgttttgagacaaggtcttgctttgtcctccctggctggggtgcagtggcttaagcaatcctctcacctcagcctcctgactaactgggacgacaggtgtgcaccatcacgcctggttaattttttgtaaagatggggttttaccatgttgctcaggctggtcttgaactcctgggctcaagtgatcctcctgcctcagcctccctaagttctAGGATTACGAGCATGAGCCACCCGTGCCTGGCCATAGAGCGTATTGTTTTTAtgaccagaaaaataaaatgatttccaGCTGGAAGAAAATCTTTTGTAGTCTAGGATTTGTTTCAGCCTATGGTATTCCCAGCCTGTCTACTGTAAAAGCAAACACGGGCTCATTTAAGCGTAGAGTGAAAATGGAGGCGCAGAAGCATGTGGACAGTAAGAAAGAGTGCCTCTGACAGAGTTCACTGAGAActtcaatgtctttttttgaCATTGAGTTATCTCTGTGGCTTCTGTCATTTATTAGCTCAGACCACAGCAttaattactgatttttttaatcttaaatgaCAAGACACTGCTGTCCTGGGACCTTGCTTTAGGTTTAGTTATGGCTTTTTCCTCAGCCTATGTGGCCcacctttctaattttttttcctctcttttgacCTCCCCAGACCGAGTGACGGTTCTCTACAGGAGCAAAGCCATTCGCTATACCTGGCCTTGTCCATTTCCTATGGCCGACTCCAGCCCTTGGGTTCATATCACCCTAGGTGATGGCAGCACCTTCCAGACCAAATTGTTGGTAGTTGAAGATTGTTATTTTGCTAGGGGTCTTGTATATCTACATCTTATCCTAGATTCTAGGGACTCTGGTTTTAGATTTAAGCCATAGTTTAATTTTAGGCAAAACTTTTGGTTATGAGGACCAGTACCTATTCAGGCCAGCTCAAGTGGAGATGGTCTCATCGTAAATCCTGTACAGGGAGCAATCTCATGGGCCGTCTTAGGTTGTGAAATAACAGATAGCTGGGCCTCACAGGACAGGCACCAGAGTGTCGGGAATGGAGGCTGTTCTTTCCCTCTGAGGAGTCTGTGGTCATTGATCTCTTGcctctcatttttctcctttctgctcACAAGCTTCCCTTTTTGCATGGCAGCCATTCCTAACCCTACATCAGAACTATTCAGCTCCAGTGCGTGCCCCATACTGAAACTTTCCTTATTGCTCTCTAGTTCAAATATCAGGAGGGCCTGGCTGAGTTTAACTCATGGCTGGCACCTGTTCAGTCATGTCCAGCTTTGGCTCTTTTGGCTGAGGCTGATGTGACAGTGCAGgggctccacctctaggggctGTGAGTGAAGCAGGCCTGATGGAATTATCCTGCCACACAACAATCAGAGCTGGAGGAAACTTTAGGGGGCAGAGAAAAACTTCTGAAGCAGTTTATGAAGAGGCTGGAAGACTTAGCAGGCTCATGTGTCCATGCAGATAGGTGCAGATGGTCACAACTCCGGAGTACGGCAGGCTGTTGGAATCCAGAATGTGAGCTGGAACTATGACCAGTCTGCTGTTGTGGCTACTCTGCATTTATCAGAGGTAAGATCCTGAGCTGCCATCTGGGGACTTTATTCATAGGCACTAGGTACTTCACAGAGAAACTCTTCTCCTCTCTGTTGCAGGCCACAGAAAACAACGTAGCCTGGCAGAGATTTCTTCCCTCTGGGCCTATTGCTCTGCTCCCGGTAAGAGGTCCTTCTGGCCAGTCCGCCTACATGCATGCAGCCTTTCCTCTTCACTTTCTCTCAGCCTTTTTCTGGTTTCAAGGGAATCTGCCCAGGCTGTTTGTAAgttccctttttgtctttttatgctTGAGAGTTTCCAAGTGCAGCAGAGTCTTAGCCGTTGGTATTGGTGTTCTTTTGACACAGCTCTCAGACACCTTGAGTTCCTTGGTTTGGTCCACGTCCCATGAACATGCAGCAGAGCTAGTTACCATGGATGAGGAAAAATTTGTGGATGCCGTTAACTCTGCCTTTGTGAGTATCAATTTACCCAGCTGATGATGTGTTGCAGGGGGAGATAcagaaaggtgtttttttttttttttttgaaacggagcctTGCCAgggtggagcgcagtggcacgatcttggctcactgtgcaatctccgcctcccgggttcaagcgattctcctgcctcagcctcccaagtagctgggactacaggcacgtgccaccacgcccagctaatttttgtatttttagtagaaatgaggtttcaccatgttggccaggctggtctcaaactcctgacctcaagtgatctgcctgccttggcctcccaaagtgctgggattacaggcgtgagccactgcacccagccagaaaggtGGTTTTGAGTCAGGAAAAAGGAGTAACCAGTCAGCTGTCCCTTTGTACTTTGTAACTATAATGCTTGGTCTGGATTATGTGGAGGAGTGTATACACGGAAATgcaaaacaatagaaataataaataataaccttTTGAGGGTTGTGGGCTGCTGTTAGGCTGACTGAAACAGCTGCCTGGGTGGTGGTTAGCATTGGCCTTTTTTTGAAGCTGTAACACTTGGATTATTTTGAACAGTTCTACTAGGTTGCAGCTACCTGAACCTTTCAAGCCTGATTCATTGGAAGTATTCCTAGGGAAAGGCCGAGCGAATTTCAGCATGGGGCTTAAGAGTAAGCTTAGTAGATAGATGTGGGTTCAAAAATGAACAGGTTCTACCTGTTCATTTCCTGGAAAATGTAAATAGTATCACTAACTGCTCAGGATTGAATAAAGACTTTCAAAATGAGAGAACTTTTGTAAAATCCATGGAACATCTTTAGTACattgtaggtgctcaacaaatactaATAATTCTGGAGTAGACACAGCCTTTGGATAATATGGGTACCAGTATTACTTTTGGAGCCTAAATGACACTCAAAGCCTGCTACCTTCACACCAAAGACTCCACTGCTGTGTAGTAGCAACAAGAATAAAGGGAACTGAACATACTGAAATGGATTCCGAGATAAATGGTGAACACTACCCTACTCTGGGCCATTTAGTATATATTCCTGGCACAGGTCTAGGTCCTCTGCAGTGCAGTCATTCACCATTAATTGTCCTTTCTATGTAGCAGGCTCTGGAGATACTGAGAACAGTCTCCGCTTTCAGGAAGTTCATAGTCAAGTAAGGAAGACCGTAAATGACAATCTCCGTACAGTGATAGAAGTATGCATAGGATGCTGTGGAAGCATACAGGGGGGAAACACAGAGAAAGACTGGAGGAGTTAAAAAGAGGCGACGTCTTCTGGATGCTCTGAGATGTTATCCTAATGAAATAGAGACGGGCATTCTAAGCAGAGGAGAGTCATGGAGGTAGAAGGATACTGTGTGATGAGCTATACTGTGGCTGGTGCGTGGTTATTGAGGGTGGGGACTAGTGAAAGGTGAAGCTCAGAAGTAGGCAGGGGCCAGCTCATGTACAGTTTGGCTAGATCTTAAAACCTCTGGGGAGTGATGAGAAGTTGCTTTTCACTTGAGGGGCTTATCACTTGTCAAGATCAATGTAGGCAAGTTGGGTAGCATTAGCCTAAGCTTTGGTTACAAACAAGAtttctttattgaatttttaattccCTGCTACTCACATTTCACCTTGTTTGTCTTGTGGCTGATGCTGCTCAGTGGAGTGATGCTGACCACACGGACTTCATCGACACAGCTGGTGCCATGCTGCAGTATGCTGTCAGCCTTCTGAAGCCCACTAAGGTCTCGGCTCGCCAGCTGCCCCCAAGCGTAGCCAGGGTGGATGCCAAAAGCCGAGTTCTGTTTCCTCTTGGGTTGGGACATGCTGCTGAGTACGTCAGGCCTCGGGTGGCGCTCATTGGGTAAGACGATAACAGAGCAGGGCCACTCCCTTCTCACTTTGCTGCCAGAGGTCACACCTGAACTCTGCTTTATTCTTAGGGATGCAGCCCACAGAGTCCATCCGCTTGCAGGACAGGGTGTCAACATGGGCTTTGGGGATATCTCCAGCTTGGCCCATCACCTCAGTACGGCAGCCTTCAATGGGAAGGACTTAGGTAAGGATTCAGGTACTATGGGGAAGTATCCAGAGGTCATATAGTTAGGCAAGATCAGGGCCCACAGTAGCAAGAGGGAGTGGACATAAAATATATCTGGTTTGCTAGGAGATGGAAGAAAACCTTATTATTGGATTAGGGATTTAATCTTTCCTCTGCCCTTCAGGTTCCATGAGCCACCTCACAGGTTATGAAACAGAAAGACAGCGTCACAACACTGCTCTTCTGGCTGCTACAGACTTACTAAAAAGGCTCTATTCTACCAGTGCCTCCCCGCTTGTGTTGCTCAGGACGTGGGGCTTGCAGGCCACAAATGCAGTGTCTCCACTCAAAGTAAGAGGTTGCTCAGAGGAATGACTTTGCAAACAGCTcttaatttcttttgcttttttttgaaacagagtcttggtcttatcgcccaggatggagtgcagtggcacaatttccactcactgcagcctctgcctcccaggttcaagtgattatcctgcctcagcctcccaagtagctgggattacaggcgcccgccacacctggctaattttcttatttttagtagagatggggtttcaccatgttggccaagctggtcttgaactcctgacctcgtgatccgcctgcctcggcctcccaaagtgctgggattacaggcgtgagccactgcggctggccCACAGCTCTTAATttctttgaattaattttcttggctgtaaaattattatctttatgTGTTTGCCTTCCCAAGGGTTACAAGCAGAAGAGTACTTGCTAGGCTTTTAGGTGTTACGGCCCACATCTAAGCAATAACTATGTATAAAAAGGGCTTAAAAATAGTGAATagggagtgtggtggcacatgcctgtagtcctagctattcaggagactgaggcaagagggtaatttaagcctaggagtttgaggctgcagtgagctatgatcacatcattgttactcagactgggtgacagagttaagaccagtctcttgaaaaaaaaaatgaatagggaTTTCTAATGATGATGTTTAAGCTCCTTTTGCTGCTTGACTAGTTTCATCCCTGAGAACTTCCATTTAAAGATATGTTTTTTctgatgggtgcagtggctcacacctgtaatcccagcactttaggaggctggggagggaggattgcttgagcccaggagtttgaggctgcagtgagctatgatcacaccactgcactccagcccagtcaacagagtgagaccctgtctctaaaacgtgtgtatatgtatgtatatttttctttttttagctgaAATAAAACAAGGACACTTGGGAAGAATACCTACGTGATTATTATctacaataattattttcttcaccTTACTGTGTTAAGAGtttcattcacttttattttttctccaggaACAGATTATGGCCTTTGCAAGCAAATGAGTACTCCTCTCCTAAAGAAAGATTACGTTGATGAAAAAGAACATCCTGCCCAGGACCCATCATACATATTTTCAAgatcttatttaatttaataaacttactttacattaaaattctctttttcttctttgcttaatGGGCCTGTGGCACCCAAATAATGAATGATAATTTGCTGTGAGGAGCGTATATTGGCCAGACCAAAGGAAAAAACTTCGAAGGAAGACTTACAATTTGGTTGAAAAGAGCTTTTTATTACTAAAAAACCCACAAGGTGCTGTCTCACTCATTTCCAGTTGTTAATCATTTCTAAAGagaaaatttacattttgttttaatgttgGTCATAAATTTATAGTTGTTTTTTGATAGAGGTAAGAATTAGACTCGATGCATTTTTGTTAGAATTGCTGTTTAAATGTTAACATCagaatgcaaattaaatataaattgctTTAACCTTTGTTACAGGTATACTGGACTTTCTGAAAGGAAAACCAGGTCTCATTAATGCTAGTTATTACTTTATCACAGCACcagatttccattttatttatggtTCCTCTCTGGGACACCACTGTCGgtttaataaaacaataaataattcattGCACAGGTCCGAAGACCTCAGGAACCAGATCACAAGGGAAACCGATTAGCAGCAGAATTTGTTCATGTTTGGTGGCAGACTGGTGGCCAACTGGAGGGAGGGGAGTTTTACTGTGGGTTTTTGAAGAGGTCTCGTCACAAGACCAGAGATGCCTCTTGAAGAGATTTTTAGGTTGTGGGTTTGCTTACTCTAAAGAACATCTTGCCCAGAAGTCTGATTTGAGATGAAATGAAGAGAAACAGTCTGCTTTTGAACCAAGTAAGGTATTCTTGGGAATAATTTTTAGAGCCATGAGAAATCTATTCTTACAGGGGTGCTTTTCAGGCAAatgcagaaaatttaaaagattctAGAACAAAAAAGTGACAATGTCACAACCTTGCTGGAATCtcaggaaaaagaatgaaagatggCAGCTGCTGTGAAAAGCTGTGTGACTCCTGGCGGAGACTGCAGGGACAAGGTCATCTttcacaaaaaatggaaaggtgGCCTAGATGAGGAGGATACAGACTCTCCAGAAGTTATGCAAACAAAATCAGGCAAGACGAAGAATTTTAAGGCACACCTCCATTGGCCCACAGAGAGTGTTCTTCATATGACAATGATGTTAAACACCATCTGTCAAGTACCAGGCCATGtcctaagtattttaaatatgttaacaCATCTACAAAGAGGAAACTATTAGAATCTGTAGGACCTCTTAAGCCCAAAGGGTCTACTGCAGGCAGGATGGgcgttacagaaaaaaataaaaactctcattCCAGATTGCTCCTAAGATGGACAAATTGGTTACTTCTCCAGAAGGTCTAATCAAGGTTAACAAAATAGGTAAGTTCGTGGAGTTAGAATGCATCTACCCTGGAGTTCGGAGGTATTTGGGATGACCAAAGGAGTCTGCTGGACAGTATGTGTGTTTTACAAAATGGCCCCCACAGTGATTAAAGACCAGAGACTTATATCTCTGCATTTGTCAAGCTGGAACAGTCTTCAGTGAACACAGCTTACCTCTTTTAAAACTGCTGGTTTCTACTGAAGGAAACATGGATGACATTTAGTGTTCTGTGACTGGTCTGGCACCCTACTTTTGTTGACAAAGATGGGAAGGGGTCTAAAAGTCATGTCACTTATAAAGAACTTGGGAGGAACTTTTTTCAAAAGATCCAAAGATTTTGGAAGGagagattagagcagaactaagACCACTTAGAAGATAGGTAGATTTCAGCTCAat encodes the following:
- the COQ6 gene encoding ubiquinone biosynthesis monooxygenase COQ6, mitochondrial isoform X11, translated to MIFTFMTRKSCCSKQVQRKYWRNCQKLTATGSAPFPLALQRFSVVWDACSEALIMFDKDNLDDMGYIVENDVIMHALTKQLEAVSDRVTVLYRSKAIRYTWPCPFPMADSSPWVHITLGDGSTFQTKLLIGADGHNSGVRQAVGIQNVSWNYDQSAVVATLHLSEATENNVAWQRFLPSGPIALLPLSDTLSSLVWSTSHEHAAELVTMDEEKFVDAVNSAFWSDADHTDFIDTAGAMLQYAVSLLKPTKVSARQLPPSVARVDAKSRVLFPLGLGHAAEYVRPRVALIGDAAHRVHPLAGQGVNMGFGDISSLAHHLSTAAFNGKDLGSMSHLTGYETERQRHNTALLAATDLLKRLYSTSASPLVLLRTWGLQATNAVSPLKEQIMAFASK
- the COQ6 gene encoding ubiquinone biosynthesis monooxygenase COQ6, mitochondrial isoform X13; amino-acid sequence: MRYRAFRRMQVWDACSEALIMFDKDNLDDMGYIVENDVIMHALTKQLEAVSDRVTVLYRSKAIRYTWPCPFPMADSSPWVHITLGDGSTFQTKLLIGADGHNSGVRQAVGIQNVSWNYDQSAVVATLHLSEATENNVAWQRFLPSGPIALLPLSDTLSSLVWSTSHEHAAELVTMDEEKFVDAVNSAFWSDADHTDFIDTAGAMLQYAVSLLKPTKVSARQLPPSVARVDAKSRVLFPLGLGHAAEYVRPRVALIGDAAHRVHPLAGQGVNMGFGDISSLAHHLSTAAFNGKDLGSMSHLTGYETERQRHNTALLAATDLLKRLYSTSASPLVLLRTWGLQATNAVSPLKEQIMAFASK
- the COQ6 gene encoding ubiquinone biosynthesis monooxygenase COQ6, mitochondrial isoform X12 codes for the protein MRYRAFRRMQVWDACSEALIMFDKDNLDDMGYIVENDVIMHALTKQLEAVSDRVTVLYRSKAIRYTWPCPFPMADSSPWVHITLGDGSTFQTKLLIGADGHNSGVRQAVGIQNVSWNYDQSAVVATLHLSEATENNVAWQRFLPSGPIALLPVRGPSGQSAYMHAAFPLHFLSAFFWFQGNLPRLFLSDTLSSLVWSTSHEHAAELVTMDEEKFVDAVNSAFWSDADHTDFIDTAGAMLQYAVSLLKPTKVSARQLPPSVARVDAKSRVLFPLGLGHAAEYVRPRVALIGDAAHRVHPLAGQGVNMGFGDISSLAHHLSTAAFNGKDLGSMSHLTGYETERQRHNTALLAATDLLKRLYSTSASPLVLLRTWGLQATNAVSPLKEQIMAFASK
- the COQ6 gene encoding ubiquinone biosynthesis monooxygenase COQ6, mitochondrial isoform X14; the protein is MTWAISWRMMSSCMLSLSSWRLCLIGADGHNSGVRQAVGIQNVSWNYDQSAVVATLHLSEATENNVAWQRFLPSGPIALLPLSDTLSSLVWSTSHEHAAELVTMDEEKFVDAVNSAFWSDADHTDFIDTAGAMLQYAVSLLKPTKVSARQLPPSVARVDAKSRVLFPLGLGHAAEYVRPRVALIGDAAHRVHPLAGQGVNMGFGDISSLAHHLSTAAFNGKDLGSMSHLTGYETERQRHNTALLAATDLLKRLYSTSASPLVLLRTWGLQATNAVSPLKEQIMAFASK